In Paenibacillus hexagrammi, the following are encoded in one genomic region:
- a CDS encoding non-ribosomal peptide synthetase, translated as MTGEDEIGFLGITEYGESVPIAVSFEKGLTFDRLIDAVKLQLAARNQGALALENEDLIFNCGSVLLEQEKPLLIWQWHHADNFAEIQVNYDESVFLQTTLDRFTAAYLKLLHAALFRSATSIGAVDIMTDDDLRLYKEINHTEADYPKDATFHGMFERSAARFGDRPAVSSQQGCYTYEELNARANRLAHKLLQLGLRKGQFVALYMERSIETVVSLLAVMKAGGAYVPVDPEHPEERVRYILEDTRAPIVLANAESLSKAHALSNSVTTIRDMIAVDSDLEDYPAHNPDVGIAPSELAYVIYTSGSTGKPKGTMLAHEGVVNMGSVIGSEFAMNEYDVLPQYATYSFDASVWDTVAALFHGAHLYLLSREERVSVEAFASAVERTGTTKIAILPTVFFNQLISYLSDSGYRKLEKVQLVMVGGEALNGELVRAFQRRFGKRIDIYNLYGPTECTVVATMHKVVGDVPEQVAQIPIGRPLRNYRVYITNEEGQLCPVNVPGELYIATIGMAKGYLNQPEKTAAAFIDSPFNPGENVYRSGDIVKLLSDGSIEYVGRRDHQVKIRGHRIEIGAIEDAFTQFPDIRDAAVIPRKDEEGHTMLIGFFTSKDGGPIQDGAIKEYLGSKLPSYYVPRWIRQIDVMPLSPTGKVDRKQLATYDYANDSMDPVVDAKPLSETEQKIAQLWKKLLKLGHVAESDDFFELGGDSLNVIQMQVYLKPEYPQLTLGNLFEYTTLTRLAQHLDELQNAEEHSHEAREDEMSIDDRKPHPSSAWDGENFRELIEHPLEFGMESVRKLSYAEPRHVLLTGGTGFLGSRILYDLLRMSRNTVIYALVRGSQPGVGAQRLLEIMHHYFGSEVLELMNDRVIMIEGNLDRDELCERSQDYEMLVQHIDAIIHAAADVRHFGDRRKFERTNIAGTAALLKLAAAKPGVRFHYISTIGIPEELAELGLWDQALQHERIPEELHVKGVYTESKLEAEKMVLAAADEGLAVTIYRPGNLTCDSLTGSFQRNIDGNAFYRMLKAMLLLERAPRARWKVDFTPIDYAGQAITVLALKPDTVGRMFHICNPNPLFYDELLGMINQLGYMVDLVDPADYTSWLLDLHENKHQEGLQLAMAYLEGDGAKDSPYTFDSSQTVAYLKGTGVTCPVIDLAFIRRMFEEAVSQGYFHAVREMLDV; from the coding sequence ATGACGGGTGAGGATGAAATCGGCTTCCTCGGCATCACTGAATACGGAGAGTCTGTACCGATTGCCGTTTCCTTCGAAAAGGGGCTTACCTTTGATAGGCTGATTGATGCGGTCAAGCTTCAACTGGCTGCTCGAAACCAAGGTGCTCTAGCGCTGGAAAATGAAGATTTGATCTTCAATTGCGGTTCTGTACTGCTGGAACAGGAGAAGCCGCTGCTTATTTGGCAGTGGCATCACGCGGACAACTTTGCGGAGATTCAGGTTAACTACGATGAAAGCGTCTTTCTCCAGACTACGCTGGATCGATTTACCGCTGCTTATCTGAAGCTGCTGCATGCAGCTTTATTCCGCAGCGCGACTTCGATCGGAGCGGTCGATATTATGACGGACGACGATCTAAGGCTCTATAAGGAGATCAATCATACCGAAGCCGATTATCCGAAGGATGCAACCTTCCACGGTATGTTTGAACGGTCAGCGGCAAGGTTTGGCGACCGTCCTGCCGTCTCTTCGCAGCAAGGCTGCTACACCTACGAGGAGCTGAACGCTCGGGCAAACCGTCTCGCGCACAAGCTGCTGCAGCTTGGACTGCGCAAAGGCCAATTTGTTGCTTTGTATATGGAGCGCAGCATCGAAACGGTTGTTAGTCTACTCGCTGTCATGAAAGCGGGCGGCGCCTATGTGCCCGTTGATCCGGAACATCCAGAGGAACGCGTGCGCTATATTTTGGAGGATACAAGGGCTCCGATCGTTCTTGCTAACGCGGAATCCTTGAGCAAAGCACATGCGCTTTCAAATTCGGTCACTACGATTAGGGACATGATTGCGGTTGATTCAGACTTGGAGGATTATCCTGCGCATAACCCGGACGTGGGCATCGCACCGAGTGAGCTGGCTTACGTGATTTATACATCCGGCTCAACCGGCAAGCCCAAAGGGACGATGCTCGCGCATGAGGGCGTTGTCAATATGGGGAGTGTCATTGGCAGCGAATTTGCCATGAATGAATACGATGTTTTGCCGCAATATGCCACTTACAGCTTCGATGCCTCGGTCTGGGATACCGTGGCTGCGCTGTTCCACGGCGCTCATTTGTATCTCTTATCCCGGGAGGAACGCGTTTCGGTGGAAGCCTTCGCCAGTGCGGTTGAACGGACAGGCACAACAAAAATTGCCATTCTTCCTACTGTGTTCTTCAACCAGCTGATTTCCTATTTGTCCGACAGCGGATATCGAAAGCTAGAGAAGGTCCAGCTTGTCATGGTAGGCGGAGAAGCTCTTAACGGTGAACTCGTCCGTGCTTTTCAGCGGAGATTCGGTAAGCGGATTGACATTTATAATCTGTACGGTCCAACCGAGTGTACGGTGGTTGCGACGATGCACAAGGTTGTTGGTGATGTGCCCGAGCAGGTGGCCCAGATTCCCATTGGCCGTCCTTTACGCAATTATCGGGTGTATATTACCAATGAGGAAGGCCAGCTTTGTCCGGTCAATGTGCCCGGGGAGCTGTATATTGCAACAATAGGCATGGCAAAGGGGTATCTGAACCAGCCGGAGAAAACGGCGGCAGCCTTCATCGACAGTCCTTTTAACCCCGGGGAAAACGTATACCGCTCCGGCGACATCGTCAAGCTGCTGAGTGACGGTTCGATCGAATATGTAGGACGGCGTGACCATCAGGTGAAAATTCGCGGACACCGCATTGAGATCGGAGCGATCGAAGATGCGTTCACACAATTCCCGGATATCAGAGATGCAGCCGTCATTCCTCGTAAGGACGAAGAGGGACACACCATGCTGATCGGATTCTTCACGTCAAAAGATGGCGGCCCGATCCAAGATGGGGCGATTAAAGAATATTTGGGCAGCAAGCTGCCCAGCTATTATGTGCCGAGATGGATCCGTCAAATCGACGTGATGCCCCTGTCTCCGACTGGAAAAGTAGACCGCAAACAGCTTGCAACCTATGACTATGCAAATGACAGCATGGACCCTGTTGTTGATGCCAAGCCTTTGAGCGAAACCGAACAGAAAATCGCGCAGCTTTGGAAAAAATTGCTGAAGCTCGGGCATGTAGCCGAAAGCGACGATTTCTTCGAATTAGGCGGCGATTCGCTGAATGTCATTCAGATGCAAGTTTATTTAAAGCCGGAATATCCGCAGCTGACGCTCGGCAATTTATTTGAATATACAACGTTGACACGACTTGCCCAGCATCTTGATGAACTCCAGAACGCGGAGGAACATAGCCATGAAGCCCGCGAAGACGAAATGAGCATAGATGATCGAAAGCCCCATCCTTCTTCGGCATGGGACGGAGAGAACTTCCGTGAGCTTATCGAACATCCCTTAGAATTCGGCATGGAATCGGTAAGGAAGCTCTCCTACGCCGAACCTCGTCATGTACTTCTTACAGGCGGGACGGGCTTTCTGGGATCACGCATTTTGTATGACCTCTTAAGAATGAGCAGAAACACGGTTATCTATGCTTTGGTGCGGGGGTCTCAACCGGGAGTTGGAGCGCAGCGCCTTTTGGAAATCATGCACCACTACTTCGGCAGTGAAGTGCTGGAGCTGATGAATGACCGGGTGATCATGATCGAAGGTAATCTGGATCGCGATGAGCTGTGTGAGCGGAGTCAGGATTATGAGATGCTGGTCCAACATATCGACGCCATTATTCATGCGGCTGCCGACGTCAGGCATTTTGGTGATCGCCGCAAATTTGAACGGACTAATATTGCCGGAACGGCCGCTTTGCTCAAGCTGGCTGCAGCAAAACCGGGTGTCCGCTTCCATTATATTTCAACGATAGGCATCCCTGAGGAATTGGCTGAGCTGGGGCTGTGGGATCAAGCACTTCAGCACGAACGGATTCCTGAAGAGCTTCATGTGAAAGGTGTATATACGGAAAGCAAATTGGAAGCGGAAAAAATGGTGCTTGCCGCTGCCGACGAGGGGCTGGCCGTTACGATTTACAGACCCGGCAATTTAACCTGCGATTCATTGACAGGAAGCTTTCAACGCAATATCGACGGAAATGCTTTCTATCGGATGCTGAAAGCCATGCTTCTTCTCGAGCGTGCACCGCGCGCACGATGGAAGGTCGATTTCACCCCTATCGATTACGCGGGACAAGCGATCACTGTACTCGCGCTTAAGCCGGATACCGTAGGCCGTATGTTCCATATCTGCAATCCGAATCCGCTTTTCTACGATGAATTGTTAGGTATGATCAATCAGCTTGGATACATGGTGGATCTTGTTGATCCCGCTGATTATACATCATGGCTGCTCGATCTTCATGAGAACAAGCATCAGGAAGGCCTACAACTAGCCATGGCTTACCTGGAGGGAGACGGTGCCAAAGATTCGCCTTACACATTCGACTCCTCGCAAACGGTTGCTTATTTAAAAGGAACAGGGGTTACCTGTCCTGTGATTGATCTTGCTTTTATACGGCGGATGTTTGAGGAAGCAGTGTCCCAGGGGTACTTCCATGCTGTCAGGGAAATGCTGGACGTCTAA
- a CDS encoding DUF7695 domain-containing protein: MLNKKIVRNAIRCRHCLDVIESTNLHDFKYCSCKKVGVDGGFDYLKRLGEPADYEEMSDWTEE, translated from the coding sequence ATGTTAAATAAAAAGATAGTTCGGAATGCTATAAGATGCAGGCATTGCCTAGATGTTATCGAATCTACCAACCTGCATGATTTTAAATATTGTAGTTGTAAAAAAGTAGGGGTAGATGGCGGTTTCGATTATTTAAAACGATTGGGAGAACCAGCAGATTATGAGGAAATGTCAGATTGGACAGAGGAATAG
- a CDS encoding methyl-accepting chemotaxis protein, giving the protein MKRFFAMSFFSKNLLFTSFNIVLIGAVLIVSSYFLQKDILVSQLQNQIKTVTGNWAAQIDSKQVMQAKEEKDYQGPVQAEIRKQLDLVSQYNPSVAQAYIFGTELQDGNKTSIIAMPTHVAEELTEAKLMAGDLYEQPVVVANMLKRLLATGTPTLTDYYQDDYGIWTTIAYPIKDTNGKIYAYYAVDIDAKAIPEGLHKLLIYGISLLAGFLIIILTFQIIVIRRSFQPIKALIHGIDEVSQGHLDIRIPTGKNDLGRVNEKFNEMVSNMNATIVSIQEASHQLAASAKELNLSSNRNNEHAEVINSSVKEIAKSIQYQENSSFESSRAISDMAEVVQTVAHSSSSVAVEAQAVEQISEKGDTVVKNMTGQMQQINQFVGNLSQSVTILDRRSQEIGNILSMITGIANQTNLLALNAAIEAARVGEHGRGFAVVASEVRKLAEQSQQSAKQIEELIKEIQHEIGQTTDAMQSGKQVVEQGMSVASETGRLFGDILEAIQKVSQRIHEVSTAAQDMSAGTEQIAASAEELTHSAKSTASNATEMTRSIDEQKQSVEEIARSTHQLSSTADELKQLTAQFRVKKEQP; this is encoded by the coding sequence ATGAAACGTTTTTTTGCCATGTCCTTTTTCTCGAAAAATCTTCTTTTCACGTCGTTCAACATTGTTCTGATCGGGGCCGTGCTCATCGTCTCCAGTTACTTTTTGCAGAAAGATATTTTGGTCAGCCAGCTTCAAAACCAAATTAAAACCGTCACAGGAAATTGGGCGGCACAAATTGACTCCAAGCAGGTCATGCAGGCTAAAGAAGAAAAGGACTATCAAGGTCCCGTCCAAGCAGAAATCCGCAAGCAGCTTGATCTTGTCAGCCAATACAATCCAAGCGTCGCCCAGGCCTATATTTTCGGGACAGAGCTTCAAGACGGCAATAAAACGTCCATTATCGCAATGCCAACTCACGTTGCTGAAGAGCTTACGGAAGCGAAGCTCATGGCAGGCGATCTTTATGAACAGCCGGTTGTCGTAGCAAATATGTTGAAGCGGTTGCTAGCGACAGGAACTCCGACGCTGACAGACTACTATCAAGACGATTACGGGATTTGGACGACCATCGCCTATCCGATTAAAGATACAAACGGAAAAATTTATGCTTATTACGCGGTCGATATAGACGCAAAGGCGATTCCTGAAGGCCTACATAAGCTGCTGATCTACGGCATCTCTTTGCTCGCCGGCTTTTTGATCATCATCCTGACCTTTCAAATCATCGTCATTCGAAGATCGTTCCAACCGATCAAAGCCTTGATCCATGGCATTGACGAAGTAAGCCAAGGGCACCTGGACATCAGAATTCCAACTGGCAAAAATGATCTTGGCAGAGTGAATGAGAAATTTAACGAGATGGTGTCCAATATGAATGCAACGATTGTAAGCATTCAAGAGGCCTCTCATCAGCTTGCGGCCTCGGCTAAAGAGCTCAACCTATCATCCAATCGGAATAACGAGCATGCCGAAGTCATCAACAGCAGTGTGAAAGAAATTGCGAAAAGTATTCAGTACCAGGAAAATTCGAGCTTCGAGAGCTCACGTGCCATCTCCGACATGGCTGAAGTTGTGCAGACGGTCGCGCATAGCTCCTCGTCTGTGGCGGTTGAAGCGCAGGCTGTCGAGCAGATTTCGGAAAAAGGCGATACGGTGGTCAAAAACATGACCGGTCAAATGCAGCAAATCAACCAATTTGTCGGCAATTTGTCTCAATCTGTTACGATTCTGGACCGCCGCTCCCAAGAAATTGGAAACATCCTCAGTATGATTACGGGTATCGCGAACCAGACGAACCTCCTCGCACTCAATGCAGCCATTGAAGCTGCTCGTGTCGGCGAGCACGGACGCGGCTTTGCGGTAGTCGCATCTGAAGTTCGTAAGCTGGCTGAGCAATCGCAGCAGTCGGCCAAACAAATTGAGGAACTGATCAAAGAAATTCAACATGAGATCGGTCAGACGACCGATGCGATGCAGAGCGGCAAACAGGTTGTTGAACAAGGGATGTCGGTCGCCAGTGAAACAGGACGCCTGTTTGGGGATATTTTGGAGGCTATTCAGAAGGTGTCGCAGCGCATCCATGAAGTATCGACGGCAGCCCAAGATATGTCGGCTGGCACGGAGCAAATCGCTGCATCGGCGGAAGAGCTTACTCATTCCGCCAAGTCCACAGCTTCGAATGCAACTGAAATGACACGCTCAATTGACGAACAGAAGCAGTCCGTAGAAGAAATTGCCCGCTCGACGCATCAATTATCATCAACTGCGGATGAATTAAAGCAGCTTACTGCACAATTTCGTGTAAAGAAGGAACAACCATGA
- a CDS encoding GTP pyrophosphokinase, which yields MDQHPMAQLKQFKYELTRFMMMYKFALAEMETRIEILMEEFEFLHEYNPIENTKSRLKSPESIINKMMRKGYEISMPNIRENIKDIAGLRITCSFITDIYQIKDMLEKQTDLRIVEEKDYIKHQKANGYQSLHLLMEVPVFMSDGREYVCVEVQIRTIAMDFWASLEHKIYYKYNAEVPDQLLRELREAADSASALDRQMERLHKEISDIKEVQAEAAEVQSHEIVINKQQFALPPAIMKLFGEGT from the coding sequence ATGGACCAGCACCCAATGGCTCAATTGAAACAGTTCAAATACGAGTTAACTCGATTTATGATGATGTATAAATTTGCTTTGGCCGAGATGGAGACCCGGATTGAAATTCTGATGGAGGAATTCGAGTTTCTGCATGAATACAATCCGATTGAAAATACGAAGTCACGCTTGAAATCACCGGAAAGCATTATCAACAAGATGATGCGCAAAGGCTACGAAATTTCAATGCCCAACATCCGGGAAAACATCAAGGATATCGCGGGTCTGCGGATTACTTGTTCGTTTATCACCGATATTTATCAAATTAAGGACATGCTGGAGAAGCAGACGGATTTGAGAATCGTGGAAGAGAAGGATTACATCAAGCACCAAAAAGCGAACGGCTATCAAAGCCTTCATCTGCTTATGGAAGTTCCTGTCTTTATGTCGGATGGACGCGAATACGTATGTGTAGAAGTTCAGATCCGTACGATTGCCATGGATTTCTGGGCCAGCCTGGAGCACAAAATTTATTACAAATATAACGCGGAAGTGCCGGATCAGCTGCTGCGGGAGCTGAGGGAAGCTGCGGATTCCGCTTCTGCGCTGGATCGCCAAATGGAGCGGCTGCATAAAGAGATATCTGATATTAAAGAGGTTCAGGCAGAGGCCGCCGAGGTGCAGAGCCATGAGATTGTCATAAATAAGCAGCAGTTTGCGCTTCCGCCTGCCATTATGAAACTATTTGGAGAGGGTACCTAG